TGGCGCATCGGCTACGCCATCGGCCCGGCTCCCCTGATCCGGCTCATGGCCCTTATCGGAGCAAACCAGACCTACGGAGTCAACGTCCCCACCCAGATGGCCTCGAAGTACGCCCTGGACAACCACGACCGCAAGCTTGAAGAACGGGCGAAAGTCTTCCGGGAGAGACTCACCTTCGTGGCGGATCGGCTCAACGCCATGCCCGGCGTCCGGTGCTCCGAACCCGAAGGAGCCTTTTACCTCTTCCCGGACATCCGGGGAACGGGCCTTTCCAGCGAGGAGTTCGCCTGGGGGCTCCTGGAGAAAGGAAAGGTGGCCACCCTTCCTGGATCGGCCTTCGGCGCTTGCGGCGAGGGTTACGTCCGCATCGCCTGCACCCGGTCCCTTGAGGTGCTTGCCGAAGGAATGGACCGCATGGAGACCTTTGTGAAGTCTCTGAAGGGATAGAAACGTTTCTTCGGGAAAGAACAGGAGCGGCCCCTTCCCGGCATGGGAGAGCGGGCCGCTCCTGTGTTCATCGTATTTCAAGGCGGACCTATTCGCCTAAATCTGCAGCTTTTTCTGGCAGAGGGAGTGTCGCCGGGCATAAGGTGAATTCGCCCCGCCAGGGGCGAAGAGATTATCCCCTGGGGAAGGGCGCCCGGGGGAGAGAAACCGACAAGGATGTCGGTTTCAGGTGCAGTTGTCAAGGACGACAATCTGCACCCCCCGCCCAAGCGTTCCCCGGTGACGCTCCCCGCTGCCTGCGGATTTAGGATTCGAAGGTTCCCCGGACGGTGACTTCGCCCCCCTCCATGAGGAGCCGCCCCTTCGCGGCCACGAACAGGGGCCTGAAGTTCTCGTCAAGGACCAGCACGTCCCCGTCGCACCCCGGGCGGACTCTTCCCTTCCGGGACAGTTTCAGGTGGTCCGCCGGGTTCGATGTCACCAGGGAGATCACCGTCTCCCTGGGTATCTTCCCTTCCCGGAGCATCTCCGCCACCGATTCGAGGACCGACTCCAGGGGACCGATCTTGAGCCCCGTCAGCTCCCCCTTCTCGTTGAAGGAGGGCATGGACCCGTTGCCGTCTGAGCTCAGGGTGATGTTCCCCGCTGGGACCCCCTGCTCCAGGAGGGCGGCCACCACCGCTGCCGTGGCGAGGCCGAACAGGGAATTTCTCCCCGGGGCGGCGGTGATGTCCAGGTACCCGCCTCGCGACCCGAAGGCTGCGGACTGTTCCACCAGGGCTTCGCACCTGGAAATGTGGGTGGGGGCGAACTGGGTTATGGGGATGTCCGTTCCCTCCATGGCCTCGAGAAGGGGCGTCAGCCCTGAGGCCTCGCTCCCCATATGGACGCAGAGACAGCCTGCCTTGCCGGAGAGGATGCCCCCCACCCGGACGTTGGAGGCGGCCCGCCGGATCTCCTGGACCGAGGGGTGGGAACTCCTGTGGTCAGACACCGCCAGCTTGAGGCCGATCACCTTGTCGATAAGGCAGAGGTCCCTCGCCACGGAGCCCGTGAGGGTCGGCGAGGGAAGGCCGTAGCTCCCCGTGAGAATCCACGTGGAGATGCCCTCCTCCTCGAGCCCCCTGGCCTTCATGAGAAGCTCCTCCAGGGCGCGGCAGGTGCCGTCGGTCCCCAGCATGCCCACGGCGGAAGTGACACCCGCCCGGACGAAGGAGGAAAGCTGGAGGGGCGGAGTCCTGTTCGCCGGGCCCCCTTCGCCCCCGGCACCGTTGAAGTGGACGTGCCTGTCGAGGATACCCGGCATGGTGAGGTTTCCCCCGGCGTCCACCGTCC
The DNA window shown above is from Aminivibrio sp. and carries:
- the iadA gene encoding beta-aspartyl-peptidase; translation: MLLIRNADLYDPEHKGLCDILLAAGRILSVYPAGTADPVALSGISADFRTVDAGGNLTMPGILDRHVHFNGAGGEGGPANRTPPLQLSSFVRAGVTSAVGMLGTDGTCRALEELLMKARGLEEEGISTWILTGSYGLPSPTLTGSVARDLCLIDKVIGLKLAVSDHRSSHPSVQEIRRAASNVRVGGILSGKAGCLCVHMGSEASGLTPLLEAMEGTDIPITQFAPTHISRCEALVEQSAAFGSRGGYLDITAAPGRNSLFGLATAAVVAALLEQGVPAGNITLSSDGNGSMPSFNEKGELTGLKIGPLESVLESVAEMLREGKIPRETVISLVTSNPADHLKLSRKGRVRPGCDGDVLVLDENFRPLFVAAKGRLLMEGGEVTVRGTFES